In Fusarium oxysporum f. sp. lycopersici 4287 supercont2.34 genomic scaffold, whole genome shotgun sequence, the following proteins share a genomic window:
- a CDS encoding uncharacterized protein (At least one base has a quality score < 10), with product MSSSPPLQSLANNGILSSVPGFRRLVPLSVSTSESTSSGSDQGPSLLSHLRPRANLTKIACESCRKRKVKCCGERPKCRGCINRGVQCHYQAASWDLKRKYDEIREKSNIYEQLCYLLTYLPEREVQGILRRLREGADVATTMRQVKDGDLPLQPAWAPGTRLHYEFPYSTSMPAALLSPDNPYLGSTVFEITSHALPQSAEQTEAWASQPETIYMTPYNIAELMDPYIPNIQISRWTSVETDDELLRALLRAYFLYDYANYTCFQKDIFLQAMRDSDTRFCSPLLVNAVLAEACHSYRKATHRAQYWRPETLGYRFLAEAKRLWALESGKCKLTTLHAAMVLHVIYTMNGMDQVGISYLLQSVQLAQSLKLFAPEQTEGRTKTARVFTAWALYRWQSLQAFHNMRASLIRGPPATPMPDLDEEPSWYGELWLRYPPSSTLVPMHFGYVYRAQTELRRISNGITCIMFTGQKTARSLPSSELDRLQKVLDDWYIALPEPIKSHKAVLPCQLIMHMEYCVLLFKVAQMVQEGMKPPRLSTGVKALNNNTQHSKAVAYALRCLETVLRLYYLRHSFEHGDTYLTYFLSILANTTIENMNRDSVSPDDTETLKILRATLLLAVKGLYDQGQHVYVSSAMCRLIRDRMTKEDMDALRRHTTWKDDQPLVPQYVRSTFPVTIVMLEEDWQMETVENLAKKYDQLALEANEGESSMVITPDGKSEQTG from the exons ATGTCCTCCTCCCCTCCACTACAATCTCTCGCCAACAACGGAATACTTTCGAGTGTCCCCGGATTTCGTAGACTTGTACCACTTTCAGTTTCGACTTCTGAGAGCACCAGCTCTGGCTCCGACCAGGGACCATCTCTACTATCCCATCTCCGTCCTCGAGCCAACCTGACAAAGATCGCCTGTGAATCGTGTCGGAAACGAAAGGTCAAG TGCTGTGGCGAACGTCCGAAATGCAGGGGTTGCATCAACAGGGGTGTCCAATGCCATTACCAGGCTGCAAGCTGGGACCTAAAGCGGAAGTACGATGAGATACGAGAAAAATCCAATATCTATGAACAACTCTGCTACCTCTTGACGTATCTGCCGGAGCGAGAGGTCCAGGGCATCCTCCGCAGACTTCGCGAGGGCGCCGATGTTGCCACAACCATGCGGCAGGTGAAAGACGGCGACCTTCCGCTACAACCAGCATGGGCACCAGGGACACGCCTTCATTATGAGTTTCCTTATTCCACTTCCATGCCTGCTGCTCTATTATCACCGGACAACCCGTATCTCGGCTCCACAGTATTCGAAATTACGTCTCACGCTCTGCCGCAGTCAGCAGAGCAAACGGAGGCTTGGGCAAGCCAGCCTGAGACCATCTACATGACGCCGTATAACATAGCAGAACTGATGGACCCTTACATACCGAACATCCAAATTTCCAGGTGGACATCAGTTGAGACAGACGATGAGTTGCTGCGAGCACTCTTGCGAGCATACTTTCTCTATGACTATGCAAATTACACTTGTTTTCAGAAAGACATCTTCCTCCAGGCCATGAGAGACAGCGATACTCGATTTTGTTCTCCCTTACTTGTCAACGCTGTCCTAGCTGAGGCATGC CATAGTTATCGTAAAGCCACTCACCGTGCCCAGTACTGGAGACCAGAAACTCTGGGCTACAGGTTCCTCGCAGAGGCGAAACGACTCTGGGCGCTAGAGAGCGGTAAGTGCAAGCTCACTACTCTACACGCCGCAATGGTGTTGCATGTCATCTATACCATGAATGGGATGGATCAGGTCGGCATATCTTATCTGCTTCAGTCGGTTCAATTGGCGCAGAGCCTGAAGCTTTTTGCACCGGAGCAAACGGAAGGGAGAACGAAGACTGCCCGTGTATTTACTGCTTGGGCCCTGTATCGCTGGCAATC ATTGCAGGCCTTCCACAATATGAGGGCTTCCCTGATCAGAGGACCTCCAGCGACGCCTATGCCAGACCTAGACGAGGAACCGTCGTGGTATGGGGAACTCTGGTTAAGATACCCGCCCAGTTCGACACTGGTACCAATGCACTTTGGATATGTCTATCGAGCTCAAACGGAACTACGCCGTATTTCAAATGGCATTACCTGTATTATGTTTACGGGCCAAAAAACAGCTCGGAGTTTGCCATCAAGCGAACTTGATCGTTTACAAAAGGTACTCGACGACTGGTACATTGCTCTCCCAGAACCCATCAAGTCGCACAAGGCAGTGCTACCGTGCCAGCTCATAATGCA CATGGAGTACTGCGTTCTGCTCTTTAAAGTCGCTCAAATGGTGCAAGAAGGGATGAAGCCGCCACGCCTATCGACAGGTGTTAAAGCACTTAATAATAACACTCAACATTCTAAAGCTGTTGCATACGCTTTAAGATGCCTCGAAACTGTACTTCGTCTCTACTACCTACGCCACAGCTTCGAGCACGGCGACACATACCTGACCTATTTCCTCTCCATCCTAGCAAATACGACCATCGAGAACATGAATAGGGACTCAGTATCCCCAGATGATACGGAAACTCTTAAAATCCTACGTGCAACGCTTCTCCTCGCTGTTAAAGGCCTCTACGACCAAGGCCAGCACGTATACGTCTCGTCCGCCATGTGCCGGCTGATAAGGGACCGCATGACGAAGGAAGACATGGACGCGCTGAGGCGACACACGACGTGGAAGGACGATCAACCGCTGGTCCCACAATATGTTAGATCGACGTTTCCGGTGACAATTGTGATGCTGGAAGAGGATTGGCAGATGGAGACAGTGGAGAATCTGGCCAAGAAGTATGATCAGTTGGCACTTGAGGCGAATGAGGGTGAAAGTAGTATGGTCATCACGCCGGATGGGAAGTCTGAACAGACTGG
- a CDS encoding uncharacterized protein (At least one base has a quality score < 10), translating into MASSQTTAASTPSISDQPITGTSLDFSLFFKATYPDEDTQNTTGGSHDEREATRPRIDAFFPSRYSDVSLRRMFDRDRYLDAIISLITRRRLAFSAINWDEMQEIMLAANPAIEDLLVTNRSALMRLIDATYELYSSQLMATLQASISKVHILSDLWTSPHRHGILAISARWVDQDHRPQRALLAMPECRYSHSGETQASLIIDTLAKYGIASKVGYHVGDNATSNDTCLSYLSRRLREDYGLTFDPSKRRIRCVAHIINLSLQAFLLASSKEALIAALDATDDTSNDQLFAQFYDTLHDAGQTTRTDEAHQRRRALRRGNRILENFTGWQHIVPLRKVHNIAVWIRKSTLHTAIWDDEIKLRLGIDNATRWISWYRLLDNFLRYQSRVKQFLIEHDRELQDDILLASEWEFIERTHRFLQPFASTTLLAEGARSTLSQSLSIMDVLLRQYEKYKELYSSKENHDPHMVHCIDMGWFVLNKYYTLSDQTPVYAAALLLDPSKRRKYIERNWQESWHAPAIAAAQQIWLDEYNAAPIPESLRVPLDVSSSSGRQHNELDELLSDIAVTGPILDDADDFEIFIDAPPTRITGSPLQWWLHRDQRKAYPRLSRMAIDILSIPPESSDVESHFSSARRTLSWDRESMTCENLAKVECVGNWMREGIIVPKSHGGRGVISSVAVEFSVETEAEDFLD; encoded by the exons ATGGCATCATCTCAGACCACCGCCGCCTCTACGCCCTCGATTTCGGACCAGCCCATTACTGGGACGTCTCTGGacttttccctcttcttcaaagcAACATATCCTGATGAGGACACCCAGAACACCACCGGCGGGTCAC ATGATGAAAGGGAAGCCACACGCCCTCGGATTGATGCTTTCTTTCCCTCTCGTTACTCGGATGTCTCTCTCCGCCGTATGTTCGACCGCGATCGGTATTTAGATGCGATAATCAGCCTAATCACACGCCGCCGGCTTGCCTTCTCAGCAATTAACTGGGATGAGATGCAAGAGATTATGCTAGCAGCTAATCCTGCTATAGAGGACCTTTTAGTGACCAACCGAAGTGCTCTAATGCGACTGATTGATGCCACATATGAGTTATATTCTTCTCAGCTCATGGCAActcttcaagcttccatctcaaaggTCCATATCCTCTCTGATCTCTGGACATCGCCACATCGCCATGGGATACTCGCCATCTCTGCGCGATGGGTTGATCAGGATCATCGGCCACAAAGGGCACTGCTAGCGATGCCGGAATGTCGTTATAGCCATAGTGGTGAAACCCAGGCATCTCTAATTATCGATACACTGGCAAAGTACGGCATTGCTTCTAAAGTGGGCTACCATGTAGGGGATAATGCCACTTCAAATGATACCTGCTTGTCTTATCTCTCACGGCGGTTACGAGAAGACTATGGG TTGACGTTTGATCCCTCTAAGCGCCGTATCCGCTGCGTCGCCCACATTATTAACCTATCCCTCCAAGCATTTCTTCTCGCGTCTTCGAAAGAGGCACTAATCGCCGCTCTTGATGCCACCGATGATACCTCAAACGATCAGTTGTTTGCACAGTTCTACGACACCTTGCACGACGCCGGACAGACAACAAGAACAGATGAAGCCCatcagagaagaagagctttgCGAAGAGGCAATCGTATACTTGAGAACTTCACTGGATGGCAGCATATCGTGCCCCTACGGAAAGTACACAACATCGCTGTCTGGATACGTAAATCTACGCTTCATACGGCTATATGGGACGATGAAATAAAGCTCCGACTAGGTATAGATAATGCCACACGCTGGATTTCATGGTATCGATTGTTGGATAATTTTCTGCGTTACCAATCCCGTGTAAAACAGTTCCTAATTGAACATGATAGAGAGCTTCAAGACGATATCCTGCTAGCTTCAGAGTGGGAGTTTATTGAACGGACGCATCGTTTCCTACAGCCGTTTGCCTCAACTACGTTGTTGGCCGAAGGGGCGCGATCTACACTCTCCCAATCACTCTCGATAATGGATGTTTTATTGCGACAGTACGAGAAGTATAAG GAGCTTTATAGTTCAAAGGAAAACCATGATCCCCACATGGTACACTGCATCGATATGGGCTGGTTTGTACTTAATAAGTACTACACCTTATCAGACCAGACACCTGTATATGCCGCCGCACTCCTTCTCGATCCCTCGAAACGAAGAAAATACATTGAGCGGAATTGGCAAGAATCCTGGCACGCGCCTGCTATTGCTGCTGCCCAGCAAATTTGGCTAGATGAATATAATGCCGCGCCAATCCCAGAATCCTTGCGGGTGCCTCTAGATGTgtcctcttcctctgggAGGCAGCACAACGAGCTGGATGAGTTGTTGAGCGATATTGCTGTTACTGGTCCTATCTTAGACGACGCCGATGACTTCGAAATCTTTATTGATGCACCACCGACCCGAATAACTGGCTCTCCTCTCCAGTGGTGGCTACATCGAGATCAAAGGAAAGCATATCCGCGGTTATCCCGCATGGCAATTGATATCCTCTCAATCCCTCCTGAATCATCTGATGTTGAGTCTCACTTCTCATCGGCGCGGCGTACGCTATCATGGGATAGAGAGAGCATGACCTGCGAGAACCTGGCGAAGGTTGAGTGTGTGGGCAACTGGATGCGCGAGGGTATCATTGTACCCAAGTCTCACGGTGGCAGGGGCGTTATTTCCAGCGTTGCTGTTGAATTTAGCGTTGAAACAGAGGCAGAGGACTTTCTAGATTAG